A window from Bombus fervidus isolate BK054 chromosome 12, iyBomFerv1, whole genome shotgun sequence encodes these proteins:
- the Nonc gene encoding serine/threonine-protein kinase Smg1 isoform X2 produces the protein MNSCGNSNISTKLRGSKCSEIQEESVSNNRASVLEKGDVGVLSGYNSNDFNAPRGTLVICPRNTNNYSSDHSFSRFKPRIGGVPRNEFRMARGGSSGDRARGSLRGRAFKKTPIERDSNTETSYYPTTRPKFQESLKNQENVQGKYYDDKRINEDSRISKLLRRLYREDDYDHFMVLCKQAQEGIIALENQRYIRRNLDVICESLLDILHTGPGQEAKQQVAKCLGRIGYATEQDYKRYMDWVFNKYSLERKDDIKCLLIKSFVEAFKLDAEAPRLKEFSVLMMSQLQSTLENVDRSDLLVATVDAILLIMESYPETFSNHFRDTVDILVGWHIDSTQQKTIVAYASRSLQRLRTFWIADLQFTLTLLGQFLEDMESYDEELSLPECGRSSPGDEASPTSRESIRRITSLISVFNTVTKSISEHLNPNLTPSVQWSFLSDCLSKMLKTVVKAIELDNDETWLSNFKVTPEITEELLKCVKNLGIVPENSNKSELIEEDVINMFKSLNLNKNKLKDLKQNIEKDAALKERESLLNIIQWMEIKMKKDLNLTEEKEELIVVANECAFLLLGHLQSRITKNHELLYKFIDLQLKRISIFWDDTIISMLNTVSKIIKEVSANLPLELVHKLLGKDSALLKLRFHDSISIQNASLGVYHSLLSLKNIPLLQESYRYILSDLEIAYKLILTDIENLVTDNPLLDDIKYKKNDAEIVVTFLLRALSDIANASNSIIGMWALKPSILELLAVKLKPYDSSLSSTSPFLQYSILYLLYAHCSRYNHFVPSSSLITGTTACRPMDMFPGALDVPTTSPTSGHLSIILNLIAKTYNECTPEQTLLLLSTWMQEICIQAENYIGILSKTKEYENVLASLVTCGATIDRDISIAVCDLFEILMSAKSVTWKEEMYACIVDLVMLHLTSRDEIVRDKYGSLLTQIPLNIVVPKLNRECLLSETKKYQGIKNYSTESLILAQRLHMRGTSTGEMQAQHFKTYMAFLLQEQYLDAAGLSEIFTLCWPIVSESDTTKKMYRLALANRSFLYFWAGFEAAQHCVTNKLRTSLGKPQETFTSIENALKTLAREISYSCETTKKEKRSLDHLLSEHTRVRLFIEFLEHLERVIHNAAEGCAIALLPLSKPVRTFFHTNKSTCKEWLNRIRLALCVVSLHPGLASSALRNSQRLLEDLSNSDNTQGIEFERATLCTAQAMVILGEAEALQGLYVYTKEKDRKFPWLKAAMEEAAHRYESAAEAYKLIIEEHMRVANSRLGKDVDQEEEGEDVADGNSVGGVDGISANEEVSDGKGKSFKSEGDNQVLGFCMQRLSHCYEAVSDWTRLEAWKQQEAEIFARDKNAVLRKQLFTESSTSQQAKCLKKFENGENICLDDLTDWSLLDGGTGKTVNWNCAKTLVECGNTLTNIALRIHINEYKDYFEEEIERCRRVAAKIMEEGLRNVPSEYLNESILVRFSADGLKNILSGKEENIFELYKSEKLDYMDSSILTRTLWWSEYFGRTRKNNSPEARLDNNDVTDLRLHIVRTARKEGNFELAKRELLNYLRSERELCRFEGGERNYINLDFDQATDDVLKNVMHVKWSKNNIRAFREFSKLLYDMERVNKALKVCSATALGISRTIVDGEQSADLRENGTILLLTLGKWIQQEIGSIENGQLEQLLKFEATHNDGLMNKLFGPTTNSIPVSDMIIGRLTQLGVNQCPDLPLAWCSFASWCYKWGRKIVDNSNSGQLTDSDRATIRDLLPFDTSESDLNAIFSILSQNKTIPEDEGDITDTSNDVNTSDMIENQLRSVSVLSRISADRLTTLVDIWRQAQKRIYAYYELSANAYFKYLQLAAIKEANDCATITATLRLLRLVVKHALELQNVLESGLSSTPTAPWKEIIPQLFSRLSHPESYVRTRVSELLCRVAENSPHLITFPAVVGAVSGQKKNCNKVLYEKAETDSSQNDLDFIEEEEEMDAESSTVPYQDEQEKFMDCCFSQLVDCLSNRIQDSIEQVKILVKELRRITLLWDELWLATLCQHHTEISKRFEQLEMEVQKVQDNSWLSVEEKDKLIAEKHRIILKPIVFILENLSAMTSVSAETPHEKTFQEKFGPSIEEAINKLNNPKNPAKPQIASICLKQLEGKLAQRVHRRAAYSLSMNDISPVLANLRNTCIAMPGVAANDNKIVTIKSVDNNVQILPTKTKPKKLMFHGSDGHVYTYLFKGLEDLHLDERIMQFLNICNTMMSKKGDSKKVYRARHYSVIPLGPRSGLIQWVDGVTPLFVLYKRWQQRESTMLNKTGSSAILRPSELFYNKLTPLLKERGIGLENRKEWPVQVLKQVLAELMAETPKDLLAKEIWCNSINVGSWWQATKNYSYSVAVMSIIGYIIGLGDRHLDNVLVDLNTGEVVHIDYNVCFEKGKTLRVPEKVPFRMTPNIRTALGVTGVEGIFRLTCEHTLRVMRRGRETLLTLLEAFIYDPLVDWRAGADNSIASYGACQARARCTGIGRKQLEQELTRAMFAVRAAEMRAEWLANRDELVKIFPSLCHHLNCWVEATDITRQCQDLLQDRHQQLALVKEAQAMGRNHPLYSVIKRYNSFKRARDAHEKAKAGLKEKIEDCEKQINMHNLALSIVRGPQLGQWLTELGTSTSQEDHVVFDLVKEFLQNAGQSQMILQCEQSENELTQLATQQSILIRNCLDLLSQYSAICSLYPLSNMSQHRSVLYHGWANKLLNTGGVETCREVMVQFENTFDPIKISNNQQVQQIITFSYQMQAILNEANERLKKAYERMVSEGLPESVTRIEKAYGESRVQIQNFLRRDKGAERALECVNITALCALNKRYLMMEGAAKCAGDCLVDLTSREGDWFLDEMRLMSSLIAELVSLIPECHKTNNDPKISLILKCLRGSDCIYKGLQELNYNFHTIILPEAMKTIITEEPTVIRMIGELTEIIVSSGIPLGDILGQLEMHLRFTVMEMESPHAMIQNVVNNMRLRFEAMLSRPAEIQEPNQDETLTPGQMLLMGFNGLFEKLQMEGNALIATLSTLDIPSSWRKIDQIREAKEMSAPIFNKTACQVLEDIFLVKRLHTIQEFFMMCRDIATAFKGGLANIYNDERLNKPIRIFTADYVSRQLLGVTSQTLAIALCFLLQRMGLSVTTEIEQRDIGAESKVSIEELCRKVVDICLKRGLFSGSVLAQASALSSTLESVWRRKQSARFAQQCVEVARASMQRLQLQLTAHHWLHEDSLLMRSNVNLMNPLNRSGFMLELRKTATALTALQSRVCEARDQQQNLVSSAVQRLKWAAGANPALGEVMSAFDNAVLSSCEKLTRQHKLATNVINTCNSILHYEALRTRTSESVTHDTNFVKLIKHWEESCILTMNLNITVTAIEESLVELLHMESNVDMNWLKQAERFISEAILDVQKKLQEKQESLLSAQERLREQVSNLQNVLTEHHRLMSDVRILLRTMVKQENIDGLQEFLSSYRSFTESISAIVKEMESDNLDANRGRTIKEELENMATVAPNLYNELLGFANEKKINSAKVSEKQKEIDKEKERNRERESETETSIVSSIKKKGKLMRQEGVCYSPKKGIPPTRDPTTGKAVQERNAYALNVWHRVRMKLEGCDPYPTRKYTTAEQVEYVIREAQSTDNLALLYEGWTPWV, from the exons ATGAATAGCTGTGGGAACTCTAATATTAGCACCAAGCTACGTGGATCTAAGTGTTCGGAGATACAGGAAGAATCTGTTAGTAACAATCGAGCTAGTGTGTTAGAGAAAGGAGATGTTGGTGTTCTAAGTGGATATAACTCCAATGATTTTAATGCTCCAAGAGGCACTTTGGTCATTTGTCCAAGAAATACGAACAACTATTCGTCTGATCATAGTTTCTCTAGATTTAAACCAAG aattGGTGGTGTTCCACGCAATGAATTTCGAATGGCTCGAGGAGGTAGCTCTGGAGATCGTGCCAGAGGCTCTTTACGGGGTAGGGCCTTTAAAAAGACACCTATCGAACGTGATTCCAATACAGAAACTAGTTATTACCCTACGACTAGACCAAAATTTCAAGAATCGCTGAAAAATCAAGAAAATGTACAAGGAAAATATTATGACGACAAAAGAATAAATG AAGATTCTAGAATTTCCAAACTTTTAAGAAGATTGTATCGGGAAGATGATTATGATCATTTTATGGTGTTGTGCAAACAAGCACAAGAAGGTATAATAGCGCTGGAAAATCAAAGATACATAAGACGAAATTTGGATGTCATCTGTGAAAGTCTATTAGATATACTACATACTGGGCCTGGACAAGAGGCAAAACAGCAAGTCGCAAAATGTTTAGGACGCATCGGTTATGCAACTGAACAAGATTATAAACG ATACATGGATTGGgtctttaataaatattcactGGAACGGAAAGATGATATAAAGTGCCTTCTAATTAAATCATTCGTTGAAGCTTTTAAATTGGATGCAGAGGCGCCAAGGCTAAAAGAATTTTCAGTG CTAATGATGTCGCAATTGCAATCGACGCTAGAAAATGTTGATCGATCCGATCTATTAGTAGCAACAGTGGATGCGATATTACTGATAATGGAGTCTTATCCTGAAACGTTTTCAAATCACTTCCGTGATACAGTTGATATATTAGTTGGCTGGCATATCGACTCGACACAACAAAAGACAATTGTAGCTTATGCCAGTCGTAGTTTGCAAAGGTTACGAACTTTTTGGATAGCAGATTTACAGTTTACTTTAACTCTACTAGGACAATTTTTAGAGGACATGGAAAGCTATGATGAGGAATTATCTTTACCAGAATGTGGTAGGAGTTCTCCTGGAGATGAAGCATCTCCCACTTCCAGAGAATCTATTCGACGTATTACATCCTTAATCTCGGTGTTTAATACAGTTACGAAAAGTATATCTGAGCATTTGAATCCTAATCTCACACCAAGCGTGCAGTGGTCATTTTTATCTGATTGTTTATCAAAAATGCTGAAAACAGTTGTTAAAGCGATTGAATTGGACAACGATGAAACCTGGCTTTCGAATTTTAAAGTTACACCCGAAATTAccgaagaattattaaaatgcgTTAAAAATTTAGGCATTGTACCAGAAAATTCCAATAAATCAGAACTAATCGAAGAAGATGTCATCAATATGTTTAAATctttgaatttgaataaaaataaattgaaagattTAAAGCAAAATATCGAGAAAGATGCTGCattgaaagaaagagaatcgttgttaaatataatacagtGGATGgagataaaaatgaagaaagatttaaatctaacagaggaaaaagaagaattaataGTTGTTGCAAATGAATGcgcatttttattattaggtCATCTTCAGAGTCGTATAACAAAAAATCATGAGCTACTTTATAAGTTTATTGATCTTCAGTTAAAAAGGATCAGTATCTTTTGGGATGACACAATAATTTCTATGTTAAATActgtttcaaaaataataaaagaagtcTCCGCGAACTTGCCACTTGAACTAGTTCATAAATTGCTTGGGAAAGACTCTGCTTTACTCAAATTGAGATTTCATGATTCAATTTCTATCCAAAACGCCAGTCTTGGAGTATATCATAGTCTTCTTAgtctaaaaaatattccattattaCAAGAATCGTATCGTTACATATTGTCGGACTTGGAAATTGCTTATAAACTTATCTTAACAGATATCGAAAATTTAGTAACAGATAATCCATTACTTGatgatattaaatacaaaaagaatGATGCAGAAATTGTGGTTACCTTTTTGCTAAGAGCTCTTTCTGATatag ctAACGCGAGTAATTCTATCATTGGTATGTGGGCATTAAAACCAAGCATTTTAGAACTCTTGGCAGTTAAGCTGAAACCTTATGACAGCAGTTTATCGTCAACTAGTCCGTTCTTGCAATATAGCATTTTATATTTGCTATATGCGCATTGTTCTAG atataaTCATTTTGTGCCAAGTTCAAGCTTAATAACTGGAACTACTGCTTGTCGTCCAATGGATATGTTTCCAGGAGCATTGGATGTTCCAACAACATCACCTACTAGTGGTCATCTTTCCATAATTTTAAACTTAATAGCTAAAACTTATAATGAATGCACACCAGAGCAAACGTTGTTGCTTTTATCAACGTGGATGCAAGAAATTTGTATACAAGCGGAAAATTACATTGGCATTTTGAGTAAAACAAAGGAGTATGAGAATGTTCTCGCAAGTCTTGTTACGTGTGGAGCTACCATCGATCGAGAtatttctattgctgtttgtgatctctttgaaattttaatgagTGCAAAAAGTGTAACCTGGAAAGAAGAAATGTATGCTTGTATTGTAGACTTGGTGATGTTACATTTAACTTCACGAGACGAAATTGTACGAGACAAGTATGGTTCATTATTGACACAAATACCTTTAAATATAGTGGTACCAAAACTTAACAGAGAGTGCTTATTGTCGGAAACGAAG AAATATcaaggaataaaaaattattcgaccGAGTCTTTAATTCTTGCTCAAAGATTACATATGCGAGGAACTAGCACTGGAGAGATGCAAGCACAACATTTCAAGACTTATATGGCTTTTTTATTGCAAGAACAATATCTTGATGCAGCTGGATTGTCGGAAATATTTACTCTATGTTGGCCAATTGT atcTGAGAGCGACACTACCAAGAAAATGTATCGTTTAGCACTTGCAAATAGATCTTTCTTATACTTCTGGGCCGGTTTCGAGGCAGCTCAACATTGTGTGACGAACAAGCTTCGTACTTCATTAGGAAAACCTCAAGAAACATTTACGTCAATCGAAAATGCTTTGAAAACATTAGCACGTGAAATTTCATACAGCTGTGAAACaacgaaaaaagagaaacgtagCTTGGATCATCTACTAAGCGAACATACTCGAGTACgattatttattgaatttctTGAACATCTTGAGAGAGTAATACATAACGCAGCAGAAGGTTGCGCGATCGCTCTGTTACCATTGTCGAAACCAGTTAGAACCTTCTTCCATACTAACAAATCGACTTGTAAAGAATGGTTGAATCGTATTCGATTGGCATTATGTGTAGTATCGTTGCATCCTGGATTAGCTAGCAGTGCTCTGAGAAATAGTCAGAGATTATTAGAGGATTTAAGTAACAGTGATAATACACAGGGTATCGAATTTGAAAGAGCGACGCTTTGTACGGCACAAGCTATGGTAATATTGGGAGAGGCAGAGGCGTTACAGGGACTTTACGTTTATACTAAGGAAAAGGATAGAAAATTTCCGTGGTTGAAAGCTGCCATGGAAGAAGCTGCACATCGCTACGAATCTGCTGCCGAAGCGTATAAGTTAATTATAGAGGAGCATATGCGTGTTGCAAATAGTCGACTTGGAAAAGATGTTGACCAAGAGGAAGAGGGAGAAGATGTAGCTGACGGTAATAGCGTTGGTGGTGTTGATGGCATTAGTGCGAATGAGGAGGTTTCCGATGGAAAAGGCAAGTCTTTTAAATCCGAAGGAGATAATCAAGTACTTGGTTTTTGTATGCAACGATTATCTCATTGTTACGAAGCTGTCAGTGACTGGACTCGGTTAGAGGCTTGGAAACAGCAAGAGGCTGAAATTTTTGCCCGAGATAAAAATGCCGTTCTCAgaaaacaattatttacaGAGAGTAGCACTTCTCAACAagcaaaatgtttaaaaaagttCGAAAATGGTGAAAACATATGTTTAGACGACCTAACTGATTGGAGCTTACTCGATGGAGGAACCGGTAAAACGGTAAATTGGAATTGCGCGAAAACGTTAGTGGAATGTGGTAATACGTTGACTAATATTgcacttagaattcatataaatgaatataaagaTTATTTTGAGGAAGAGATTGAACGATGTCGGAGAGTGGCAGCTAAAATTATGGAAGAAGGTCTAAGAAATGTACCCTCGGAATACTTAAACGAATCTATATTAGTACGATTTTCAGCAGATgggttaaaaaatattctttctggtaaggaagaaaatatattcgaatTATATAAAAGCGAAAAACTTGATTACATGGATTCGAGCATACTGACGCGAACATTATGGTGGTCAGAATATTTCGGTAGAACAAGAAAGAATAATAGTCCTGAAGCGCGATTAGATAATAATGATGTAACTGATCTAAGATTGCATATTGTTCGAACTGCTAGAAAGGAAGGTAATTTTGAACTAGCGAAACGAGAACTACTTAATTATTTGAGATCCGAACGAGAGCTTTGTCGATTTGAAGGAGGCGAACGAAATTACATTAATCTCGACTTTGATCAAGCAACTGATGATGTTTTGAAGAACGTGATGCACGTAAAATGGTCGAAGAATAATATACGTGCTTTCcgtgaattttcaaaattgctaTATGATATGGAACGAGTTAACAAAGCGTTAAAGGTATGTAGTGCAACTGCACTTGGAATATCTCGAACTATCGTTGATGGAGAACAGTCTGCTGATTTACGTGAGAATGGTACAATTCTACTTTTGACTCTTGGTAAATGGATACAACAAGAAATAGGCAGCATTGAAAATGGTCAATTGGAGCAATTGCTCAAATTTGAAGCTACCCATAATGATGGCTTGATGAACAAGCTATTCGGTCCTACCACGAATTCAATACCTGTTTCAGATATGATAATTGGTAGATTAACGCAACTGGGTGTAAACCAATGTCCAGATTTGCCACTTGCGTGGTGCAGTTTCGCTAGTTGGTGTTACAAATGGGGAAGAAAGATTGTAGATAATTCAAATTCAGGTCAGTTGACTGATTCGGATAGAGCAACCATAAGAGACTTATTACCATTCGATACAAGTGAATCTGACTTGAACGCaatcttttcaattttgtctcaaaataaaacaattcctGAAGACGAAGGCGACATTACAGACACTTCCAATGATGTTAATACTTCAGATATGATAGAAAATCAATTACGTAGCGTTTCAGTATTAAGTCGTATTAGCGCTGATCGTCTCACAACGTTGGTCGATATTTGGAGGCAAGCACAGAAGAGGATTTATGCATATTACGAGCTTTCTGCAAACGCGTATTTCAAGTACTTGCAACTTGCCGCGATTAAGGAGGCCAACGATTGTGCTACTATTACAGCTACACTTAGATTGCTACGACTGGTTGTGAAACACGCTCTTGAATTACAAAATGTTCTGGAGTCTGGTCTTTCCTCAACTCCTACTGCTCCATGGAAAGAGATAATACCGCAATTGTTTTCCAGACTTAGTCATCCTGAGTCTTATGTACGTACACGAGTATCTGAATTGCTGTGCAGAGTTGCAGAGAATTCACCACACTTGATCACTTTTCCAGCTGTAGTTGGAGCGGTTTCTGgtcaaaagaaaaattgcaataaagTACTTTATGAGAAAGCAGAAACTGATTCATCTCAAAACGATTTAGATTTtatcgaagaagaagaggaaatggACGCTGAGAGTTCTACTGTACCTTATCAAGACGAGCAAGAAAAGTTTATGGATTGTTGTTTCTCGCAATTGGTAGACTGTCTATCGAATAGGATTCAAGACTCCATCGAGCAAGTGAAAATACTCGTCAAAGAGCTGCGTCGAATTACATTACTATGGGATGAGCTGTGGTTAGCAACACTGTGTCAGCATCATACTGAAATTTCTAAGCGATTTGAACAACTGGAAATGGAAGTACAAAAAGTGCAGGATAATTCTTGGTTGAGTGTTGAGGAAAAGGATAAATTAATTGCAGAAAAACatagaattatattaaagCCAATAGTTTTTATATTAGAAAACCTTTCGGCTATGACTTCCGTTTCTGCCGAAACACCTCATGAAAAGACATTTCAAGAGAAATTTGGTCCTTCGATAGAAGAAGCaatcaataaattaaacaatcctAAGAATCCTGCGAAACCGCAGATTGCGAGTATATGCTTGAAACAATTGGAAGGCAAATTAGCTCAACGTGTACATAGACGAGCCGCGTATTCCCTTTCCATGAATGATATCAGTCCGGTATTAGCCAATTTGAGAAATACATGTATCGCTATGCCAGGTGTTGCTGCAAATGATAACAAAATTGTTACTATAAAATCTGTAGACAATAATGTTCAGATATTACCAACCAAAACGAAACCGAAAAAGCTTATGTTCCACGGTTCCGATGGACACGTATACACATATTTGTTTAAAGGTCTGGAGGATCTTCATCTGGATGAAAGAATCATgcagtttttaaatatatgcaaCACTATGATGTCAAAAAAGGGTGATTCGAAAAAAGTATATAGGGCGCGCCATTATTCAGTTATACCATTGGGTCCACGATCTGGATTAATACAGTGGGTCGATGGCGTGACACCCTTGTTCGTCTTGTACAAGAGATGGCAACAGAGAGAGAGTACTATGCTTAATAAAACTGGTAGTTCTGCAATATTAAGACCGTCCGAactattttacaataaattaacTCCACTTCTGAAAGAGCGAGGAATCGGCCTGGAAAACAGAAAAGAGTGGCCTGTTCAAGTTTTGAAACAAGTTTTAGCTGAACTAATGGCAGAAACTCCTAAGGATTTGCTAGCAAA AGAGATTTGGTGTAATAGCATAAATGTTGGAAGTTGGTGGCAAGCAACCAAAAATTACTCCTATTCGGTGGCCGTAATGTCAATTATCGGTTATATCATTGGTCTCGGTGATAGACATTTGGATAATGTATTAGTTGATCTCAATACAGGCGAGGTTGTTCACATCGATTACAATGTTTGCTTTGAGAAAGGCAAAACATTACGCGTACCAGAAAAAGTGCCGTTTAGAATGACTCCAAACATCAGAACAGCACTAGGAGTAACTGGAGTCGAG GGCATATTTCGTTTAACTTGTGAACATACGCTCCGAGTAATGCGTCGAGGACGAGAAACCTTATTGACCTTGCTTGAAGCGTTTATATATGATCCGCTAGTCGACTGGCGAGCTGGTGCGGATAACAGCATTGCAAGTTACGGAGCCTGCCAGGCTAGAGCACGATGTACGGGAATTGGGAGGAAACAATTAGAACAGGAACTAACACGAGCAATGTTCGCCGTTCGAGCAGCAGAAATGCGTGCCGAATGGTTAGCAAATAG AGATGAGTTGGTGAAGATCTTTCCATCTCTGTGCCACCACTTGAATTGTTGGGTAGAGGCAACGGATATCACGCGTCAATGTCAGGATTTATTACAAGACAGACATCAACAGCTTGCTCTAGTCAAAGAAGCACAAGCAATGGGACGTAATCATCCACTATATTCTGTGATAAAGCgttataattcttttaaaagagCACGCGATGCCCATGAAAAAGCAAAAGCTGGGTTGAAAGAAAAGATTGAGGACTGTGAAAAGCAGATTAACATGCACAAC TTGGCACTTTCAATCGTACGAGGTCCGCAATTAGGACAATGGTTGACAGAATTGGGTACCTCTACGAGTCAAGAGGATCACGTAGTTTTTGATCTTGTGAAAGAATTCTTACAGAATGCTGGTCAAAGTCAAATGATACTTCAATGTGAACAATCAGAAAATGAATTGACACAATTGGCTACACAACAGTCTATTCTAATACGAAATTGTTTGGATTTATTGAGTCAATATTCAGCGATTTGTAGCCTGTATCCGCTGAGTAATATGTCGCAACATCGTTCTGTACTTTATCACGGTTGGGCTAACAAGCTTTTAAACACTGGAGGCGTCGAAACTTGTCGTGAAGTTATGGTGCAATTTGAAAATACTTTTGATCCGATCAAAATCTCCAACAATCAGCAAGTTCaacaaataataacattttcttatCAAATGCAAGCGATTCTAAATGAAGCAAATGAAAGATTAAAGAAAGCATATGAGAGGATGGTTTCGGAGGGTTTACCAGAATCAGTCACTAGAATAGAGAAAGCATACGGAGAATCTAGAGTACAGATACAAAACTTTCTGAGACGAGATAAAGGTGCGGAAAGGGCACTCGAATGCGTCAATATAACCGCACTCTGCGCTTTGAATAAGAGATACTTAATGATGGAAGGCGCTGCTAAATGTGCAGGGGACTGTTTAGTTGATCTTACATCCAGAGAAGGAGACTGGTTTTTAGATGAAATGCGTTTAATGTCATCGTTGATTGCTGAGCTAGTTAGTTTGATACCTGAATGCCATAAAACCAACAATGATCCCAAGATATCtcttatattaaaatgtttaagaGGATCCGATTGCATCTACAAAGGATTGCAAGaacttaattataatttccacACGATCATTTTGCCTGAAGCGATGAAAACGATCATAACGGAAGAGCCAACTGTGATTAGAATGATAGGAGAACTAACAGAGATAATTGTATCATCCGGTATACCACTTGGTGATATCCTAGGCCAGTTAGAAATGCATCTCAGGTTTACCGTTATGGAGATGGAAAGTCCTCATGCAATGATACAAAACGTCGTGAATAACATGAGATTAAGATTCGAGGCAATGCTATCTCGACCTGCTGAAATTCAAGAACCTAATCAAGATGAGACGTTGACGCCTGGTCAAATGCTTTTAATGGGCTTTAATGGTTTGTTCGAAAAGCTTCAGATGGAAGGTAACGCGTTAATCGCTACTTTGAGTACGCTCGATATTCCCTCATCCTGGAGAAAAATTGATCAGATTCGAGAAGCGAAAGAAATGTCTGCACCAATATTCAATAAGACAGCTTGTCAGGTGTTGGAGGATATATTTTTGGTCAAACGATTACATACCATACAAGAGTTCTTCATGATGTGTAGAGATATTGCAACTGCATTTAAAGGCGGTTTAGCAAACATTTACAATGACGAAAGACTAAACAAACCAATAAGAATCTTTACAGCCGATTACGTGTCACGGCAATTGCTTGGTGTTACTTCTCAAACATTAGCTATCGCACTCTGTTTCTTATTACAACGAATGGGTTTAAGCGTTACTACCGAGATTGAGCAAAGGGATATTGGAGCTGAGAGTAAAGTTTCGATAGAAGAATTGTGTAGAAAGGTTGTCGATATATGTTTAAAGAGAGGTCTCTTTTCTGGTTCTGTTCTTGCTCAAGCTAGTGCTCTCAGTAGCACTCTTGAAAGTGTTTGGCGAAGAAAACAGAGTGCTAGATTTGCTCAGCAATGTGTCGAAGTAGCTAGGGCCAGCATGCAGAGACTTCAGCTACAACTAACAGCTCATCACTGGTTGCACGAGGATAGCTTACTAATGAGGTCAAATGTTAATTTAATGAATCCTTTGA ATCGTTCTGGATTTATGTTAGAACTTCGAAAAACAGCGACAGCACTTACTGCTCTGCAATCTCGAGTATGTGAGGCACGAGATCAACAACAAAATCTTGTTTCCAGCGCAGTGCAACGATTGAAGTGGGCTGCTGGAGCGAACCCTGCTCTCGGAGAAGTCATGTCCGCGTTTGATAACGCGGTACTTTCATCTTGTGAAAAATTAACTCGACAGCATAAACTTGCGACTAATGTAATCAATACCTGCAATTCTATATTGCATTATGAAGCTCTAAGAACTAGGACATCTGAAAGTGTGACACACGATACGAATTTTGTCAAACTGATCAAGCATTGGGAAGAGAGCTGCATTTTGAcaatgaatttaaatataacagTAACCGCAATCGAAGAGAGTCTTGTCGAACTATTACACATGGAAAGCAACGTTGATATGAACTGGCTAAAGCAGGCTGAGAGATTTATCTCTGAAGCGATACTTGATGTTCaaaagaaattgcaagaaaAGCAAGAAAGTTTGCTTTCAGCTCAAGAACGTTTGAGAGAGCAAGTATCAAACTTACAAAATGTGTTAACTGAGCATCATAGATTAATGTCGGATGTACGAATACTATTACGAACTATGGTAAAACAAGAGAACATCGATGGCCTacaagaatttctttcttcgtatcGGTCTTTCACTGAAAGCATATCGGCGATCGTAAAGGAAATGGAATCTGACAATTTGGATGCAAATAGAGGAAGAACGATTAAAGAAGAATTGGAAAATATGGCAACTGTGGCACCAAATTTGTACAACGAGTTATTAGGATTCGccaatgaaaagaaaataaattcagcAAAGGTGTCTGAGAAGCAAAAAGAGATAgataaggaaaaagaaaggaaccgtGAAAGAGAGAGTGAAACTGAAACTTCAATAGTTAGttcgataaagaaaaaaggaaaattaatgAGGCAGGAGGGTGTGTGCTACAGTCCTAAGAAAGGAATTCCACCGACCAGAGACCCAACTACAGGAAAAG CTGTTCAAGAGCGAAACGCGTATGCTCTGAACGTTTGGCATCGCGTACGGATGAAGTTAGAAGGATGCGATCCTTATCCAACAAGAAAGTATACAACGGCTGAACAAGTGGAATACGTGATACGCGAAGCTCAGAGCACCGACAATTTAGCCCTCTTGTATGAGGGTTGGACACCATGGGTCTGA